The DNA window CGAGCTGGGCGGAGTACTCGGAATCCGGAGCGGTCAAGGAACTCGTCCACTCGGTGAGCATCGTCCTCGGCGTGCCGCGAATCATCGTGCTGTCGCTCTACGACAAGTTTCCGCGGCTGCAGGTCCGGCTCACGCGCCGCAACGTCTTCCTGCGCGACCAGTTCACCTGCCAGTACTGTGCGAAGGAGTTCTCCGAGCCCGAGCTCAATCTCGATCACGTGATGCCGCGCGACAAGGGCGGGCGGATGACTTGGGAAAACATCGTCACTTCCTGCATCCGCTGCAACACGCGCAAGGCCAACAAGCTTCCGAAGGAGGCGAACATGCATCCCTTAAAGAAGCCGGTGACTCCTAAGTGGCGGCCGATCTTCGGGCTACGCGGATACAACGGTTCGCCGGACGACAGCTGGCGCCATTTCCTCGAGCCCGACCGCACGGCGGTCCGGATGTCGGCCTGATGTTGGGGCGGGTCAGGGGAGTTCGCTTAGTCCGACGTCGAATCGGTAGCAGCGTGCCGGATGCAAGGGACCGGCGGAGTTATCGATGATCACCCGTTCGACCGGGCCGCTGTCGAGGCCGGTGTCGAGTGGCGGACCCATCGGGAACCAGTCGACCAGGTTGTCGGAATACTCGCACTGGTAGAGGTAGTCCGGCTCCGAGGTGAAGTGGAGCAGGGTGCCGTTGATGATCGTGATCGGGGTGTCGGCATCCTGCGGGTTCGAGTTCGGGCCGAGCAGGTAGAAGGCCGTGTCCAGACCGGGTTCGAAGGGCAGGGCGTGGGTGTAGCTCGATCCGGCATTCGCGCTGGAGTGCGGATCGCCCGACGGGAACCAGTCGCCGAGGTTGGTCGAGTAGAGAAGCTGGTACTGACGGCCGGTTTCGGCGGTGAATTGGGCCGCCTTGCCCCGCGTGATGCGTATGCTGTCGACGAGGTCGTCGGGGATTGGGACGATCACCTCGGTCAGAATCGAGGCTCCCGAAATGGCCCAGGCCGCCTGCTCACCGGAGGGATTGATGCCGTTGCCCGCGACCACATCGCCATTGCTCGAAACACCGACCGCGCTGGTGAGCGTCCAGCCGGTCAGACTGACGCCGAGACCTTCGAGCACTGTCGAGAGTTTCCGCAGACCATTCGCGGCGTCCCAGATCACCGCGACGGTGCCGGTGTCGTCGCTGCTCTCCCCAACCGCGAATGTGCCGTCGCCGCTGACGGCGAGAAGCTTGCAGTAGGTGTCGCCACCCGGCAGGTCGCCGACCGACATCGGGACGCCTGCTGTCCAGACCACGCCTTCGAGCCCGTCGGCTGATTCACCGTTTCCGACGATCACCTGCGAGTCGTCGGAAATGCCGAGTGCTTGGGAAGAGAGCGCACCTCCGGGGAGGTCACCGAGCCCGCTGATGCCGCTGGCGGAAGTCCACTGGAACGCTTCGCTGCCCTGCTCGACGATTACCGGAGGCGGGACGTAGTTGTCGGTAGGATCGGGATCCGGAACGCTTTGGAAGATCGTAAAAGTGCTTGTTCCGATGACGGTCTGGCCATCTGCCGAGATGTCGTCGGCTTGGGAAATGATCCCGTAGCTGTCACCGACCTGGGTGGGCGTGGGTGTCAGCACCCCGACGCTTTGCATCGTGCCGCTGGTGGCACCGGTGGCGGTCCAGATAAAACCGCGGAAGCCGTTGTTGCTGGTGCTGGTGCCGACGACCTTCTGGCCATCGTCCGAGATTCCGCGGGCGTCGGAGTTCCGGTAGCCTGAAGTGTTGAGGGTGCCGAGCTGCGTTTGGCCGGTGCCTTCGATCCAGCGGGAAGCCCGCACGGTTCCGACACCCAGCACCACCGTGCCGCAGGCTTTGGTCCCATCACCCGAGATGTCGGCCGCGTTGGACTGGAACGGACTGTTCGGCAGGTCACCGAGGCCCAGTCCCGTGCCGGGAAGCGTCCACCGGGCAGCTTCCGTGCCGCTGGCCGAATCGCTTTGGCCGCAGACCATCAGACCGTCAGCCGATACGCCCCAAGCACGGCTCAACACCTCTCCGCCCCCGAGATCCGGCAATTCCACGAATTCGGGCAAGTCGGGGCCGGCTGCGTGGAGGCAGGGGCTGGCCATGCCGAGGACTACGGCGCAGCATCGGATCGGTTTCCGGGTCAATTGGGGCATCGCGACGGGCAGTGAAGGCACAACGTTCGGCGAAACCGTGCCAGCGGAAAACGGGCCTGTCAGGCGATAATTCGATCAAGCGTGGATCCACGAATGCACGCGGATTGGCCGATTCCTCCCCGAATCTGAACTTCTTGGGCTGATTTCAGGGGGTCAGGGCCGCTGGAACCTGTCGCCGAGGATCACCGCTTCCTCCGCGGCCAAACTCACGGTTCCGTAAAGAATCCCGGGCATGGAGCCGGTGAGGGCGGGATCGACGAGCATGCCGAAGAACTCGTAGGGACGTTCTCCGGTGGCCTCAGCGACGTTCAGAGCCAGATGGAATTGCGGAAGCTCCAGCATCGAAAACCCGCTTTTTCCAGAGAAGGTGAAACCGAGAGTCGGGCCGCCTTTGCGGGCTGCCCGGTAGCCGAAGATCTGGCTCGATGAGAAGCTGTCCCCGGGAGCGTGGGGTTCGACGACCTCGAAATCGAATGGAGACGCCTTCTTGGAGGAAAGCGGGCGCATCACCCGACTGACATCGAGATCCGGGCCGTCGCCTCGAATCCACCACTTGAGCGTGGTGCCGTCACCCGAGTACTGCATCCATAGTTGCCCGGCATCACGAGGGCTGCCGGCGATCGTGCTGATCCACTTCGCAAAGGTGGCGGTGTCGACGGCCAGCGTTTGGTGGATGCCGGCTCCGTTGATGAACACGAGTTCGAGGTTCGTTGTGAGCTCACGCTCCACCACGAACGAGCCGCTGCCATCGGGAACCGCGATCTCTCCGGCGAGATCGACCGTCCCGGAAAGCAGGCCGGGCCGCGTGCCGGTCAGTGTCGGATCGACCAACGCACCGGTCAGGCGCCACGGCATGTCACCGGTCGGGTCCGCGAGATCCACCCACTCACCGGGCTGTCCGGTCGCCACGGGTTGCGAAAACCCGGGACCGGCCAGGATGAAGTTGAGCGACGGGCGCCCCTTGGCGCTGACCGAATAGCCGAAGCTCTGTTCAAATCCGAACGACTCGCCGGCGGCGTGAGGTTCGACAACCTCGCCGGTCATGGTCACCGGTTTCGAGAATTTCGGCGGCTTCATGACCTTGGTGACATCCAGATCGGGTCCGTCGCCACGGATCAGCCACTGCAGGGTCTTTCCATCGAGCGACTGGCGCATCCATAACTCACCTGCAGCCCTCGGACTGCCGGCGATACTGCTAAGCCAGTAGGCAAATCCGGCGGTGTCCACAGGGTCGTCGTGGTAGAGACCGGAAAGGTCGGTGTAGACGATTCCGAGATCCATTTCGACCCTGCGCTCGATGAACGCATCGGGCTTCGACTTGCCACTCGTCGGGCTGCTGCCCATCGCGATTTCCTGGGGATCGGTGAAACCGTCGCCGTCGGTGTCGGCACGCGTGGGGCTGGTCTTGTAGAGGATCACTTCCTCTCCGTCCGGGATTCCGTCGTCGTCAGAGTCTCGGTCGTTCCTGTCACTTCTCGCCTTGGCCTCCTTGCTGTCGATGAGTCCGTCCCCATCCGTGTCGAAGTCGAGCGTCAGCCCGAGTTTGGCATTGCGGGTGGAGAGCGCGAGAACCACGGGAGTTCCCGAAGTCAGCGGATCCATTTCCGCGTGGATCTGCTGGGTGGTATTGGAGCGGGCGTAGAATGTGAGGTTGCCCTTCCGCTTGTTCAGCGTGACGGTGCCCGACTGGGTGCCGACATGGATGGTCGCATCCGGGCCGGGTTGGATCACTCCTTTCGCAAGGCTGACCGAGACGGTGATCGCGACGGGTTTGTCGGCTGGGTTGAGCGGATCCGTTCCCGCACCGATTTCAGCGGAGTCGTTCACCCGGTCGCCGTCGGTGTCGGCGCGTTTCGGGTCGGTGCCGTGGGTCCTGACCTCATCGAAGTCGCTGAGGCCGTCCCTGTCGGTGTCGCGGTGGTTGAAATCGGTGCCTAGCGCGACTTCCTCGCTGTCCAGCAGTCCGTCGCCGTCGCTGTCTCCATCAAGTACGAAGGACACCGTGGTTGCGGGTCCGAGGACCACGGTTTGGGGTGCGCCGCCGTCGAGTTTGCCGAATTCCGCCGTGAGCCCGTAGCTCGCGCCGTGGGGCAGGTAGAGCACGCGGCTTCCCGTTCCCTGAGACATGCTGACCGGAAATGACCGCTCATATCCATCACTTCGGGCAGTGACATGGGCGGTGGCGTTGTTTGCGGACAATCCACTGGCCACCCGGAGCGACGCGGTGACCGGCACCGGATAGCTTACTTCCTCCGGAGTGCCTCCGCTCAGGATGTGGTTGATGCCGGAGACCACCCACCCCTCGTTGTGACCGCTGGGATTGATGGAGTTGCCGGCGATCACGTCGCCATCCCGGGAAATGGCGGTGGCTCCGGTGAGCGACCACCCAGAGAGCTCGAGTCCGGCATTCGCGAGCACGGCCGAAAGCTTCCGCAATCCGTTCGATGCGTCCCAGATGACGGCGACCTTGCCTGTGTCGTCGGTCCCTTCGCCGACCGCCACGGTTCCAGCTCCGTTCACGGCGAGCAGCCGGCAGTAGGTGGCTCCGCCGGGAATGTCTCCGACTCCGGCCGGTGTGCCGTCGGTCCACACGACACCTTCGCCGCCTGCTGCCGACTCGCCGGATCCGACAATCACGCGACCGTCGTCCGAGACTCCGAAGGCTTGGGAAGAAAGCGCACCACCGGGCAGGTCACCCAGACCCACCATGCCGCCTGATGCGGTCCAGCGGAACGCCATGCTGCCTTGCTCAATGGGAGTCGGCGGAGGAGTGAAGCCGTCGTTCGGATCCGGATCGGGTGTGTTCCGGAAGACCGTGTAGGTGCTCGATCCGACCACAGTGCTGCCGTCCGCGGAGATGTCGTCGGCCTGAGAGACCACGCTGACGCTGTCGCCGGTCTGAGACGGGCTGGGTGTGAGCACACCGAGGCTCTGCATCGATCCGCTGGCCGGTCCGGAGGCGGTCCAAAGGAAGGCCCGCAGGCCGTTCGGACTGGTGCTGATGCCCACCACCTTGCTGCCGTCATCGGAAATTCCGCGGGCATCCGAGTTCTGGTAACCGCTCGTGTTGAGGGTGCCGAGTTGGGTGTGGCCCTGACCTTCGACCCACCTTGAGGCACGGACCACGCCGACGCCGAGCACCACGCTGCCACAAGTCCGGGATCCATCACCGGAGATGTCGGCGGCGTTCGACAGGAACGGGCTGTTGGGAAGGTCTCCGAGACCCTCGACACTGAATGGAAGCAGCCATCGGGTCGCCTCGGATCCGCTTGTCGATGAGCTTTGCCCGCACATTGCGGTGCCGTCGGAGGAGATACCCGAAACTTGGGCACTCACCGAACCGCCGGGCAGGTCCTCCAATGGCAGGAATTCAAGAGACGTCGGGGGAAAAGCTTCCGCCGAAACACCCGAAACAAGAACCAGGATCGAAAAGAGGCGGAGGACGCTCATCGGCGTGTGACACCCCGGAAGCCGGGACGGCGGAAATCTTCCTCCGGCACGGGCGGATGTCAGCTGCAGAAAACCGGAAACCGCAAAAAGTTGCGGACGGTCGGCCACGACTCCGGTCGGGGGGAAGACCGGAGTCGTAGACGCGTCTCCGGCGGCTTCAGGAGCGGAACCGTCGGAAGAGGATCAGGCACAACCCCAGCACGCCGAGGAAGGCGGTGGCAGGCTCCGGGATGGCTTGGATCACCGCCTCCGGCTCCACCTCGGGTGTGGCCGCGGCCAGCCCCGACATCGCGACCGAGGCCGCGAGAAGCAAGGACGGGGGGAATCTCCGGGGGATGGGGGTGGCTAGCCGCATAACCTGCAAGAAAAACAGGGGATTATGGCGATTTTCCGCCAAGCGGGTCAAGGCGATTTCTGCGTGCTCCCGACGGCCTCAACCGCCGAAGCCCGCCGGAAAGACCATGTTGAGGAGCAAGGTCAGGAAGAAATTGAAGACCAGCAGGGCGAGCGCGGAGAAGACCATGGCACGGGTCGTTCCCTGACCCACCCCCACAGCGCCATTCGTCACGGTCAGGCCCTGGTGGCAGGAGACCGTGACGATCAGGAATCCGAACACGACGCCCTTGATCAGCGCGATCAGGATGTCGGAGAGGTCGGTGTAGTGGTGGACCTGGTCCATCCAGTAGGCCGCATTGACGCCGAACGGGCCGGTGCCGACGACCAACGACGCCCCGATTCCGAACGCGGCCGACTCGGCGATGAGGAGCGGCATCGCGATGAACATCGCGATCATCCGCGGCGTCACCAGATAGTCGATCGGGTGAACCCCCATCGAGCGCAGCGCGTCAATCTGCTCGGTCACCTTCATGGTGCCGATTTCCGCGGCCATGGACGCACCGACCCGCCCCGCCAGCATCAGGGCGGTGATCGATGGGCCGAGCTCGCGCAGCATCGCCACGCTGACCAACGCTCCGGCACCGCTCTCCATCCCGAGAGGGCTGAACTGGAACAGCGCCTGCGCGGCGAGCACGGCACCGGTGAAGGCACCGGTCATGATCACCACCGGCTGGGACCGGTAACCGATTTCCGCAATCTGCCGGAGGATCAGCGTGCCCCGGAGTTTGCCGTTCTTGATCGACTCGGCGATCTGCGCGATCAGCTGCCCCAACTCCCCGAGGTAGGAGAGGAAGCCCAGAGTCTGGTTGCCGATCCGCGCGAACACACCCGCAAGCTAATCGGCCGGATCCCGTGTGGCGAGTCGAGGATGCTGCTGGAATCGCGATGCGAAAGTCGTCACTCTGTCCGCGATGAGCGAGGACCTCTGGATCTGTCCCGGCTGTGGCGCGGAGCTGCGCGTGGGCCGAAAGGGATGTCCGAACTGCTCCAAGCCACCGAAGCGGAAACGCCGGAAGGCGAAGGTGCGGCAGGAGCGGAAGTCGTGGGAACAGGACTCGAGCTACGACGGTCTCGATCTTCCCGACGAGGACTTCGACTACGACGAATTCGTGAATAGGGAATTCGGCAACGCGCCTCACCGCAGGGTGCCGATCCAATGGTACTGGTGGGTCGTCGCGATCCTGCTGCTGGGTGGTTTCGCGTGGGCACTTTTCGCCGGACTGAGCTGGCTCTGACGGAAGGCGGTTCGGGTTTCAGTTGCCGAAGAAGCGCCGGATCAGCGAGAGGACAATCGTGGCGACCACGCTGATCACGATGCAGGTCACGACGGGAAAGTAGAACCCGCCTTTGTCGCCCTCGATCCGGATGTCGCCCGGCAGTTTTCCAAGCCAGCCGAACCAGCGGCCGCCAAACCACAGCGCCAGTCCGATGACGACCGCGACGACGCCGAACACGACCAGCGCTTTGCCGAGGGCGGACATGTCAGGCAAAAGCTTCGCGCAGCATCTTCAGGCTCTTCGGAATCGCGGTCAGCGGGTCCTCCTTGCCTTCGAACTCGAGTGAAACGTAGCCACCGAATCCCGCGTCGCGGAGAATGCCGGCGATCCGCGGGTAATCGAGGTCGAGCGTGTACCACACGCCACCACCGACGTAGGTCTTCGCCTGCAGCAACACCGCCTCACCGGCGAGTTGCTTCAGCCGGTCGTAGGGGTCTTCGAGGAAATTGCCGGTATCGAGGGTGACCTTGAGCCAGGGGGAGTCGACCGCCCGGGTCACGCGCAGGATGCCTTCAGGGGTGACGCCGAGTCCCCAGTGGTTCTCGAGCCCGAGCACGACGCCGCACTTCTCTGCGACCGGCACGATCTTCTCATAGGCGTCGATCACCCAGCCGTAGGCATCTTCCTCGGTGTAGCCTTCGATCGGTGGTTCGACTCCGCGACGCTCCATCAGTTCGTCGAAGTCCTTCGAAGTACCCCAAGTGCCGGAGTTGACCCGCATCGTCGGAATGCCGAGCGCGTAGGCCTGCTCGATGCAGTCGATGGTGTGGTCGATGTTCTTCTGCCGCTTCTCCTTGTCAGGCGAGAGGAAGCCCTGGTGCGTCGAATAGCCCATCAGATCGAGGCCGTTCAAAAACGCGTGGCGTTTGATCTTCTGCAGGTCCGAGTTCTCGACCGATGTGAGTTGGCGTTGGAGGATCTCCAGTCCTTCGAATCCCATTCGCGCGGCGTGGTCGAGGCAGACGGTCAGGTCGCGGAGTTCATCGCGCCGGAAACCCCAAAACGAATACGACGAGACGCCGATCGGGTTGGGTCGCGCCTTCGGGGGCGCAGGGTCGCTGCTTTGCGCGGTTGCGGAGCCAAGCGGAGCCGCCGACAGCGCGGCGCATTGGAGAAATCCTCGTCTTTTCACGGTGGCGCAAGGATTCACAGGAATGCGTGGCGAAAGCAAGGAATGCTGCACAAGGAACGGTGTCAGAGCCGCTGATCGGGCATGCAAAGAATCGCATTGATGTTGATCGGAGCCGCCGGCATGGCCCAGGCGGCGGAATACCTGGTGGCGGTGCCGAAGGAGGTGTCCGCTGAGTGGCTCGGAGTGGGCAAGGCCTTGGCGGAAGTCCACGAAGCGAAGCTCGAACGCTTCGACGGCAAGGCGGAGAGTCTGGGGGATATCCTCGAGGCCGAGCGGCCCCGCTATCTTGCGGTCGTCGGTCCGGCTTCCACGTTCGACGGCAAGTTCGTCCGGGCGCTCAACCGGGTGTCGCGGGAGGTGGATGACGACCCGTATGCGGACGTCCGCTGGGGGCTCATCACCGGCGCGACTCCGGACGACGCGTTGCGGGTCGTGAAGACCCGGGAGCCGCTCGTGATCGACAGGGCGCTGACGACCACCGGGATCAATCTCGGACTGGTCGAGTCCGGCCTGACCCTGAGCGATGGCGGGAAGGGCGGCTACACCATCAAGGAGGCCGGAGCCAAACCGGTGAAGGGGCAGTGGGACGCGGAGACCGAGCCCGATGGCACGGTCGGGATGTTCGAGAAGGCATGGAACGAGGATCGTCCCCAGTTGCTGGTCACCAGCTCGCATGCGACGCAGTTCAACCTCGAGATGCCGTTCGGGCTCGGGTTGATCGCCAGCCACGGCGGGAAGTTCCATGTTCTCGGGAAAAGCCTG is part of the Haloferula helveola genome and encodes:
- a CDS encoding PEP-CTERM sorting domain-containing protein; the encoded protein is MLLAASVAMSGLAAATPEVEPEAVIQAIPEPATAFLGVLGLCLILFRRFRS
- a CDS encoding HNH endonuclease; the protein is MLNRFWQPVQTCSARRALKLLCLGHAQALQTEGEEKFRTHDFSSWAEYSESGAVKELVHSVSIVLGVPRIIVLSLYDKFPRLQVRLTRRNVFLRDQFTCQYCAKEFSEPELNLDHVMPRDKGGRMTWENIVTSCIRCNTRKANKLPKEANMHPLKKPVTPKWRPIFGLRGYNGSPDDSWRHFLEPDRTAVRMSA
- a CDS encoding DUF2905 domain-containing protein; protein product: MSALGKALVVFGVVAVVIGLALWFGGRWFGWLGKLPGDIRIEGDKGGFYFPVVTCIVISVVATIVLSLIRRFFGN
- a CDS encoding sugar phosphate isomerase/epimerase family protein, with the protein product MKRRGFLQCAALSAAPLGSATAQSSDPAPPKARPNPIGVSSYSFWGFRRDELRDLTVCLDHAARMGFEGLEILQRQLTSVENSDLQKIKRHAFLNGLDLMGYSTHQGFLSPDKEKRQKNIDHTIDCIEQAYALGIPTMRVNSGTWGTSKDFDELMERRGVEPPIEGYTEEDAYGWVIDAYEKIVPVAEKCGVVLGLENHWGLGVTPEGILRVTRAVDSPWLKVTLDTGNFLEDPYDRLKQLAGEAVLLQAKTYVGGGVWYTLDLDYPRIAGILRDAGFGGYVSLEFEGKEDPLTAIPKSLKMLREAFA
- a CDS encoding ABC transporter permease, which codes for MFARIGNQTLGFLSYLGELGQLIAQIAESIKNGKLRGTLILRQIAEIGYRSQPVVIMTGAFTGAVLAAQALFQFSPLGMESGAGALVSVAMLRELGPSITALMLAGRVGASMAAEIGTMKVTEQIDALRSMGVHPIDYLVTPRMIAMFIAMPLLIAESAAFGIGASLVVGTGPFGVNAAYWMDQVHHYTDLSDILIALIKGVVFGFLIVTVSCHQGLTVTNGAVGVGQGTTRAMVFSALALLVFNFFLTLLLNMVFPAGFGG